The genome window CGTATCGGGTTTGAAAGCAGGCAACAACGTTTGGTTTTCAGGCGTTAAGGTCGGCACCGTTAAGCGCGTCAGTATCTACAGCAATGCGCAGGTCGAAGTAGATATGGACGTTGAACAAAGTTCGCAGCAGTACATCCGGAAAGATGCTAACGCCACCATCAGCTCCGATGGACTGATCGGCAACAAGATTGTTGTCATTGCGGGTGGCACGAACAACCACCCGGAAGTTGAAAACGGCGACCGCTTGAAAACGCTTTCGGCGTTGAGTTCCGATCAGATTATGGCAACGCTTCAGGAGAACAACAATAACCTCCTGAAGGTAACCAACGATTTTAAGGAACTGGTTGGCAATCTCAAAAAGGGGAAAGGTACTGTGGGAGCCGTTCTGACGGATTCGATGGTGGCCAATAATTTCAAAAAGGCCATGGAAAATCTGGAAAAGGCGTCGGCCAACACTGTAAGCGTTACCGGATCAGTCTCAAAGTTTGCCTCCCGGCTGAATACCCCCGGTACGCTGGCGAATGAATTGGTTTCAGACACGGCCATCTTCCGCAAACTGAGCCGCTCCGCCAGCAAACTCGAAAGCGCAGCGACTTCGGCTGATGTATCCGTTGGTAGTCTACGGCGCACTACCGACAATTTCAACCGGGCCTCCGAGAAACTCAATAACAACAATAGCCCACTGGGCGTACTACTGACCGACCAGGAAACAGCGGCTAACCTTCGGGCCACGCTTCGCAATCTGAACAGCGGTACGGTATTGCTGAATGAGGATCTGAAAGCTGCGCAGAGTAACTTCCTGCTGCGAGGCTTTTTCAAGAAAAAAGCGAAAGCTGATGCAAAAAAACTAGCTGACAGCACAGCCGCCAAGCCCTAGGCAGCCCGTTTTGATAGTGTAGAACAGGCTGTAAGCGTATACTAGCACTCTTGCTCGTACGTTACTAAATTGCACAGACTAACTACCTTTGCCAGTGGGTGTGGACTAAAAAACGACCCTTGTTGGCAGAGGTAGTGTCTTGAAAAAGCCTTCCGGTCAAACCCTAAATTCTGAAGCCGTATGTGGATACGCTTCTTGATTTCGCTTTCTTGGCTTGTTCTGACGATTACCCTGCCACGCGTTCATGAACAGGCAAACGGGCAGACGATCTCGTTCCCAACCTACCAGCAAATCAAGCCCAGCCATTCGGAGATTATCGATCAGGTTACACCAAAAAAACTACCAGCAACACACGGTCAGGTAATTATTACCAGGGCATCATCACTGAATTTATACGATTACCCGGCAGGAACAGTCACGTATTATTTGAATGAACAGCCAACCACGGATGTCAATTATGTCAAGAAGGTTTTGGCTACTAAGAGTATCGTGATCGAAACCATCGCCATTGAGCCACCCACTGAAAGCGGTAAGCGAACGATCAGAATAAAATACGAAGCCCGTTAACAATCTGTATACTAGCAATTAATCATCATGCTATATTTGGGCCATAACTTATAGTTTTTGGCAAAGCATGAATGACAAACGTTTGCTACTGCTATTTCTCATCCTGGTATCGTCTTGCCAGAACCCACAGG of Spirosoma agri contains these proteins:
- a CDS encoding MlaD family protein, with protein sequence MSSESNKRSIVVGIFVLLGIVIFVAGVFVLGGQQKRFTKSIRLIAVFKDVSGLKAGNNVWFSGVKVGTVKRVSIYSNAQVEVDMDVEQSSQQYIRKDANATISSDGLIGNKIVVIAGGTNNHPEVENGDRLKTLSALSSDQIMATLQENNNNLLKVTNDFKELVGNLKKGKGTVGAVLTDSMVANNFKKAMENLEKASANTVSVTGSVSKFASRLNTPGTLANELVSDTAIFRKLSRSASKLESAATSADVSVGSLRRTTDNFNRASEKLNNNNSPLGVLLTDQETAANLRATLRNLNSGTVLLNEDLKAAQSNFLLRGFFKKKAKADAKKLADSTAAKP